TGTTGTGTAGTCACACTGGCTTCCTCGGATGTCTCCCAGCTTTTCTTCTTATGGGAGCAGTTGGCAATTTTGCCTTCAGTATGTCACTTCTTAAGTCACTCTCGGACTCAAACAATTCTAGCTACAAGAGATGACTGCATTGTCTTCTGAGCCAATTAAAGTCAGCTTTCCTGAAATCCAGAGTACATATCTGACTACGCTCAGCTCTTCTGTTCCTTGATATCAAGAATTCCAAGATGACGTGGTCACTTCCACCCAGAGTccctgccatttccccccccccgccaattctTCCCTGTTGGTAAGGGTTCTGTCCAGGACAGCAGACCCTTCTTGTCCTTCCTCCACCTTCTGAATGATAAACTTTTCTCCATGGCATGTCCACCGCACATGGATCTGTGTGTGTTTCAAGACAAACCCCAGCTCTACAAAATGAACCATTGTACCACTGCGCAGGCTTCTTGGGTACCCATCCTCTAAAATTCTTTGGTGGATTCAAGAGAATGCAGGGAGTCATTTAAAGTGAATGCTTAGCTTTATTGAAAAAAAATAACCCTCTGCCCATGGAGCATTCCTGCCTTCCCTGCCAGCATTCCTATTCCTAGGCACCCAGCCAGCGCACCTGCCCTCTTGGTTGGTGCAATCACCCGTGCCTCATCCCAGCCCTTTCCTGGCAGTCCATGAGTCAGGGCTGAGTGATTTTGACGGCCTCTTGCCTCCCCCGCACAGGCCCGCATCCCCAGGAGGCCAGCCACCAGGAAGTGGGCCAAGAATCAAGAGCTGCATCGCCCCAGAACAGGATCTGAGGAGAAAGCACCCGGGAGAGCCCTCAGGAGGATGGAATCGGGAAGGGATCCAGGCATCAGGCTGGTTGCACACTGCCCGTTGTAGCCCAAAGATCTCACAAGGGACTTGCTACCAACATTGTATGTGGATCTACTTTCAGAAAGGACCATGGAGGATTTGGCATTCCAAGGCCTCTTTTCTAAGGGGCTTCTTCTAACAGGTGAGGGGCAGAACCAAGATGTGGGGAGTCCATGTCTCCCATTGCCAATTTCTTTTTGTATCAAGTAAGGCTGCCAATTGACccgctcctatgcctttaacagacGCTTGATATCTAGAAAACAGTGGATGATGCTTTTCATGGTATAGAAATAAGTAAGGTAGCTTGCTAGTGGCTGGCAATTCAATTGCTATTAAAGGCACAACAGCAGGCGAGTTGGTTGAAAAGCAGGCATTGCTTGAAGAAGGTACAGTGGATTGAGAGTGTCTACTCTTTATCTCCAAGAATTCCTGCTCTTTTATCAGGAAAATCCTGGGCAGATTTGATTTAACAGGCAGTCTAACTATCTACACTTGCCTGCTCATGAATCTTCTCTGCCGTCTTGTGTTCCTGATATTTTGCTGGAAAGTGAGGCTGTGTCGACAGTTCTTTGGAAGATAAGAGAATCTCTGGATTTAAACTGGGTTGACCCTGCTTCTGATTGTCACAACTCCCTCCCAGCAACCCTGGGAACTGCACTTTTGGGATTCTGCTGTGGATTCTTCATTAGAGAACCCCATACCTTGTGCAGAAGGGTATGTCCCCACAGTTGCTttcaataacagtatttatataccacttttcaactaaaagttcacaaagcagtttaccgaGAAAACCAAATagctaatggctctctgtcccaaaaggactcgcaatctaaaaagacgcagacagccacgagaaaagacactgctggggtgaggagggccagttactctcccgctgctaaataaaagagcacccacttgaaaaaatgcctcttacccaggggtaagtgtTTCCCAAGCAGTTCCCAAAGTTTCATGGCTGGGAAGTGCTGACAGTCAAACCGGTTTGGAATCAGTTTATATTTTGCAGTGTAGACATCTAGCAGTTAATGGACAGGACTAGTTGCCCAGCCCATAAGAcagagagcaggggtgggcaacctGGCTTGGCGCAAGAGCCACATATGGCTGTTTGAGAGTCACAagggagatgtttgagagccacaatatttaaaaagcatttaaattcttaaatatatgtaCTCACCCTGAACTTATGTTTttatccagtggactctcagtttaaaGCTGTCAAAGGTTGAAAATGTCTTGTTTACCTTTtatgttaattgtgatgcaaaaaggaactgggccaacatatttctgagagccacatcgaagggccgcatgtggcttgCAAACTGCGGTGTggccacccctgatgtagagaatGAAGAGTACAGTTGATATAAGAGAGCCAAGCCTTGCCTGACCCCCTCTTCGCTCCTCCAGCCTGTCtcctgtgcttccggttttccctCATCCAAGCAAATCAGACAGTCTCCGTCGTAGTCATTCCCGAGACCCCAGTCATGGGTCAGAATGTCACACTCTCCGTGCAAAACGTGACAGGCAACATCCGTCAGATCGACTGGTACCGTGGGAAGGCAACAGATGGGGGGACGCGGATCTTCACCTACTTCCCTGGCAACAGCCGCCCGCAGCGTAATGGGGTCCAGTTCACACAGAGAGAGTTTGGCTTTCCCAATGGGTCTTTCTTCATCAGTGGGGTTCAGCCTTCAGACGCCCTCCCATACACTGTGCTCATCTTGCTCCGGTCCAGGAAAACCTTAAAGGGGTCAATTGATCTCCACCTGGAAGGTGAGTCTTTTCCCCCTGCTTTTTGTCCATGCTTTGAATGCCTTCCCTGCTTTCCTTGTTATCCTGCTTTAGTGCTACATCCCTTCATGTTAATTGTGTACCTCTGAGTATATACAGTGTGTCATCATCTTCCTATGGAATGACCCCCACACATGAACTTGCTCAATTGTTGCATTCTGCACTCTATCTATGAAATGACCTCCCCATTTTAGGTACGAGGTGCCACATGAAGATCCCAGGGGGGTTTTAAGGTTCAACCATTGCTTTTGATAATTGTTGTGCAATGGTTTCACCTGATGCAATTACCCTGCTAGTTTGactattttatttttgtgtatGTTATTAATGGTAGTGTTATCTACATAGCACCATCTATGTGCATGGTGCTTGTcaaacactgggaaggcaggtccctgccccgaggggcttacaatctagatacaAAAGACAGATGAAgacaggggaggaagagggaaacagGGGAAAGTGGAATATTCTTTGTACTTCCTAATTTTTACTGTAGCAGAATTTGTAATGAAAAATGCCTTTGGGAGCTCCTTAAAATGAAAAGTAAGTTGAGAATAGGGTTGTCCTATTATAATGTTGTCACTTGACTGCAGCTCAAAATGTTCTGTCTGGAAGGATTTGTCTTTTCTCTTGGCCATGGTGTGCAGGGTTGGGCCTTTCATCAAAAAGGATGACTGAggcagacactctagcccaccaccctcctctcctttcctctctaccatacttcctcttctgctccaaccacctgttcctttctgaatccaggaagcagaaggagaaGCAACTGCTCCAGCAGGAAAGGGGTGGTGTTGGCATTTGGCACACTGGTGGGGTGGGGTACCTGGTTGATCCTAATGGTGGGGTACCTGGTTCTAGATGCTAACACTCATGTTCTTTTCCTTTACAGAATCAGGGACCAATCCACCTTTGAACGCAACCACCTCACCAGCGCCAGCCATCGAAAAGCCAACCAAAGCCTCTGGCATGCTGGGATGGATCGTGGCTGGAGTAATGGTTGGCATCTTGCTAGCTGGGGCAGGGGGTGCCATCATGATCTACCGATTCGTCTTAAAGAAAGCAGAACCATGCACGGGGTAAGGGGAGGCGATGGTGAGCATTAGGGGTGGCTAAAGGGAAATCTCCTAACGTGAATCAAACTGCTTAGTTAGTGCGTACCTGTGCTCAGAGGTAGCCATTGGAGCTGTGGAgcccaaatggaaacattttatGTGGGGCCACAGGTTCggagccaaggtctgtagaatgtgagagatataaataaaatgtattagaGACTCTCTGCGGTAGaacagaaagcaatcaaaatcaaTGCTTAGAAAAATGCATGTGAATTAATGAACTAAAAGGATCGAAGTGTATTTGAATATAAAATGGTATACAAGACTTCAGCAGATGACCCTAGTGTGGGGAGCCCTTAGGCACGGGGCCCAGTTGGGAACAATTGatctaattggcttaaagctgtcCCTGCCTGTGCTGCAAACTGATAGTGCAATCCTtttcatgtctgctcagaagtaagctccactgagtttaatgaagCTCACCCCCAGGAATGTATGTGtgtcggattgcagccttacgcTGGTTTGAAAGTAACCCTGTGAAAAGGACTCTCATATTTCCATGTAGTTCTATGCAAGGATCTCTCACAAAATTCTTAACACCAGCATGAAGTGACCGAGCCCAGAATTCTCTGTGGCAAGCCCCTTGTGCTCTCAGGCCAAGACATTTGTGCAGTGGATCTGACATTAAGAACTTAGGTCATCTCTGTGCTAGGAAAGGCATTCTTTGGTTGTAGGCATAGGTGGTTGTGAGCTTGAGGAgacaggaaagggaaggggataCCATTTTCCTTTTACAACTCCCTTAGGACCTTCCTTGTTGTACTGTATAATGCTGGGAGGTTAGATTTGGGACTGGGGGCAGCACCTTCTCCTCTCCAGCACCAACACCAAGTACTCGCAAGGGCAACTGTTCCCCTTTTCAGTCAACAAATTGACCtgtagtactttttttttttttatctctacCTCCACAACTTCTGCAAAATCCTAGAAGCTCACAGGAGGAATTTAGGTTTTCTCCCCTGTgacctgtgtgtgtgagatacagagagggagggagggaggctgaatTTCACCCTTTTGCTAAGCAATTTTAGAGTATAAACAAGTGGAAATGTTGTTCCACTGCAGATTCCCTACCTAGCTGTAAATCTGTTTCAAGGACATTTCTAGGCAAGATGTGCTGCTTTTCTTCCACTGATATGATGGAATGCATGACTTAGATTAAGGGGTTTTTTTAAGGCTCCAAGGGTGATCCTTCAACCTGTTCCAATCTCTCCTAGGGTGGCAGGGAAACTGGACCCAAGAGGAAAAAAGCCACTGCCATCCAAACACAGTGAGTGCATGGACCCACTCTAGAGGGCTTGATCATCCCGCTACAGCGATtgagggctcttcagtctagaaaagaggctcacTCTTAtcacttctcttcctcctccctctctctggattcaaaaagggaggggagaaggaacagagcagaagaggaaaggcagaggagaagagagagatgggCTCGGGTGTTTCCAGtgctggagacactctagcccaacactTTTCTCTCCTCTGTTCCTCTCTTCATTGTATTCATTTCTATTTGTTTGGAAATGAATGTGCATGCCCAAACAATGAACTATAAATATAACCAATAAGCGACTCAAGTTCAAAGTTATCATTTTGTTGTATCTCGTGCTTTCCAGATGATAAAGAACCCATCTATGAGGTCATGGATTCACCAGTGGAATCGCCCGACGTGGAAGGGAAGCAACTGCCCCCTATCTCCGGACCACTCCCTGTGAGTCCTAGAACCAGTTCACAGCTACCTCTTATCCAACCCCTCCTTTGTTCAGCTCTGAGAATGCGACATGATGGGAAATAATAGATGGGGATGTGAAAGTCATGTGCTGGCTGAGTGGGTGACCTTCCTTGTGCCACTCCTGTAGCCTAAAGGCTTCCAAGTCATGCCTCACCAAATGGTTGCTTGGGAGTATATCAAAATGAGAAGATAAACAGGGCGGACAGTTTGTTTCCCCAGAATGGTGTTTTATGCAGTAGTCTTGGTCTTCCCTAGCTGTGCATTGTGCAAGTGTAAGAGAAGGTTGGTTGTGTTCTCTCTGGGTCAGAGGTGGCCACGTGTTCCTGAAAGGACTTTCTTTCCGCagcccagttcttttcctgttccaaatcCCCGGATCCCGGCCTTTCTGAGGGCAGGTAGCCAAGCATTGCTGGTGCTCTAGGGCTCTTCTTTCCTGTTCCTATCATTGCAGTATTTTTGTATCTCTATTGCTTCCCGGTAAATGTGAGCCTGTAGTATTGGGTAGTCATAGACAATATTTGCATGTGTTGGAAATCCATCCTGTCATTGCCACATATTCAGACACTGCTGACTGTCAACCTGTAGCAAATGACAGTGCCTCTTGTGTCCTTGGAAGTTCAGGGATCCAGGAACTTGGACCAGGAAAAGAAATGGGCTGTGGAATGGACATTTCTTACTACAACACTAGTAATACTGACCATGAAAGCCTTAGATTGTATGTCATAACTATATATGAGTCATCGGCAGTTTGAACCTCTTCTCCAATGACAATGGGATCCAACCCTCTGCTAAAGAAGGCTGCCAGTGTATCcctgcatgcagtggcatagctagagggggtgaaaaatgCTGAGGTTTTGCTCCCAAAGCCCGTAATGgttccgagggggaggggctgcttgaaagctccggtgaggctccctgtaaaacttaagtgctttgcaccccctctagctatgccactgcctggatgTCATGTTTATTTGTCCTCCTTCTCTCTTCACAGCCCTTGCCGGTTCCCTGCCCCAAGCCAGATTCTAACTATACAGTAAGTTGTTGTTCTGGAGAATACCTGGCTAGAACATTGTCTCTGTAACCCAACCAGACTTTGTCTTTCTTTGGAATTTCCTAAGAAGTATGTTAGAGCAGAATCCCAACACAAAAGCCTCCCCAAGCCCCTTGCAAAATGCCTCCAATGGCCAGATGGAACTCTAgggtgaaagggggggggaaagtgagTTTTATAAAAACGTTAATGGCAATAATTTTCAACCAGGGtcccatgacacactggtgtgccatgaaaggtcctcAGGGAGTCTGGAGCACAGTAGTTGGaatggctgaaaaactcttccaggttctgtagctctgtttctagagcaactgtctgtagtagtggcttctcctcctccatggaggaagagggacagatgatTTTTTTTACTACAGGCAGCTGCTCTAGAAAAAGAACCTGGATGAATCTCTCAgaagccagaagtaacatcacaaggGGCAAAGACCAtacagaagaccatagaggtcagtgtgccgtgagtagagaaacactgcactgctgaaacagagacgcctgcgttggctcggtcatgtcatgagaatggatgatggccagatcccaaaggatctcctctatggagaactcatgcaaggaaagcgccctacaggtagaccacagctgcgatacaaggatatctgcaagagggatctgatggccttaggagtggacctcaacaggtgggaaaccttggcctctgagcagcccgcttggactgtgcagcatggcctctcccagtttgaagaggcacttggccaacagtctgaggcaaagaggcaaagaaggaaggcccatagccagggagacagaccagggacagactgcacttgctcccggtgtggaagggactgtcactcccggattggccttttcagccacactagacgctgtgccagaaccacctttcagagcgcgataccagagtctttcgagactgaaggttgccaatatatatataggtGACTTAGTACCGCTGAAACCAGAAAGACAAGGCAGTTGTGATGTTCTGGCTTTTCACtgtcctcctccacacttcctcttcttccagggTTTGGGTGTTGGAGGAGTGAATGGCTGGCAGATAAGGGGCATAGCATTTGTTCAGCTAAGTATTGTGCAAGAAGGGACAATGTGTCATTTCAGGTACTAGGAGCTCTGGTTGAGGTCCTGTAGCTCTGATGCTGGGGTGCTGGGGAGGGGATGGGTGGCAAACCACAGGGGCTGGCTGTTGCAT
This sequence is a window from Tiliqua scincoides isolate rTilSci1 chromosome 10, rTilSci1.hap2, whole genome shotgun sequence. Protein-coding genes within it:
- the LOC136661087 gene encoding carcinoembryonic antigen-related cell adhesion molecule 19-like, yielding MEDLAFQGLFSKGLLLTACLLCFRFSLIQANQTVSVVVIPETPVMGQNVTLSVQNVTGNIRQIDWYRGKATDGGTRIFTYFPGNSRPQRNGVQFTQREFGFPNGSFFISGVQPSDALPYTVLILLRSRKTLKGSIDLHLEESGTNPPLNATTSPAPAIEKPTKASGMLGWIVAGVMVGILLAGAGGAIMIYRFVLKKAEPCTGVAGKLDPRGKKPLPSKHNDKEPIYEVMDSPVESPDVEGKQLPPISGPLPPLPVPCPKPDSNYTELLHGTESIYSEIKR